A stretch of DNA from Arachis hypogaea cultivar Tifrunner chromosome 19, arahy.Tifrunner.gnm2.J5K5, whole genome shotgun sequence:
ATACAATCCACTGATTTGTCTCTCCAGTCTCTACGATTACAATTCTTCTCTCTCTCGACGCGCCACTCTCCTTTCATCATAACTGACAACccttccttctctcttcttttcataACAAAATATATACAGCCATGGACAACCCCCAATCCCAACCCTGGGGACCTCATCAGCTCCATGCCGCACCCATCTTCCGCCCACCGGAGACCCCACGCGAGCCCATGGAGTACCTGTCCCGCTCATGGAGCGTCTCTGCCATGGAAGTCTCCAAGGCCCTCTCCAAGCCGCCATCAGCCGCTGCCATAGACGAGGATGGCGCCGCCGAGTCTGAAGAGTCCTCTGCCAGCGTCTCAGGGAAGCCGTTTTCATTCGCATGCTCAGAAACCTCCCTCATGGTCATGGAGCGCATCATGTCACAATCTGTAAGTTGAACCGCcgtttcatcttcttcctcttcctcgtcTTCTTCGGATAATGACAGTTCTTTGGCAGGAAGTATCTCCGAGAACCTCAGGGAGGCTTTCGCACAGTAGTGGCCCTCTCAACGGAACAGATAGTCCCCCTCTTTCCCCCTCCGATCTCGACGATATCAAGGTACtactacctaactaactaactaactaactaaccttCCTTAAGCATATTCCTAAACTCGTTGGATGCATTAGTCTCTGCAGTATAACCGACAAACCAATAACAATACAAACAACAATGCCGCCTTCAATACTTATTTCAGAACCACCGCTGCTTCCGGTGCCGGTGGTGGCAAGACTGTGGGGAGGTGGCTCAAGGacaggaaggagaagaggaaagAGGAGACTAGGGCTCATAATGCTCAGCTTCACGCTGCTGTCTCCGTTGCCGGTGTAGCCGCTGCAATTGCCGCTATCGCTGCCGCCACGGCCGCCTCATCCGGCTCCGGCAAAGATGAGCACATGGCTAAGACTGATATGGCGGTGGCATCGGCCGCCACGCTGGTGGCGGCTCAGTGCGTCGAGGCGGCGGAGGCCATGGGTGCCGAAAGGGAACACCTGGCGGCGGTGGTTAGCTCCGCCGTGAACGTTCGGTCAGCCGGTGATATAATGACTCTAACTGCCGCAGCTGCAACAGGTACATGATAATGATATCTCATAATTTTGAATGAACATTCCTTTgtctttattaatataataatacatgTGTTTATTAACTTTATTTGTTTCTTTATGCCAAATTGccaattgtgtttttaacttttttttttatacatttataATTGTGTGGCCTGAAATTGAATTGCAGCTTTGCGTGGGGCTGCCACATTGAAAGCAAGAACCTTGAAGGAAGTTTGGAATATTGCAGCAGTAATTCCTGTTGAgaaaaatttgggtggttctgtTAATAATAGTGGTAGTGGTAGCAATGGTAGTTCTAACAGTAGCTTCAGCGGTGAACTTGCCCCGGAGGAAAATTTCTTGGGCATCTGCAGTAGAGAGTTACTAGCCAGAGGCTCTGAGCTCCTTAAGCGCACTCGCAAAGGTATTTTCCCTAAAATTTACTCTCTTATTTTACatactttttcttgttttatgtttgAAGTGAATATGGATTGAAAATTATATGCAGGTGATCTTCATTGGAAAGTTGTATCTGTGTATATCAACAGCATGAATCAGGTGGGTTTTGTTTCCCCCCTTTTCTGTTTTACAATTTAGATACTGTACTTTAAATTCTAGAGGACAAGTAATCACTAAATTAGTCAAGATTCAATTAAGTTTTAATGATATGAAGTTGTGAGTTGGGGCAATTAGGATGATATGAAGCAGTGAACGGATGGATTTACTTTCGTTTCATAGAAAACTGTAACCTTTACCTCTTTGGAAGTTTtttctaaaaatctttttatttacttGTGTTGAAGGTTATTCTGAAGATGAAGAGCAGGCATGTTGCTGGGACcattacaaaaaagaaaaagagtgagTTTTCATTCCTTTTTTGTCTTGCtcttaactaattatttgataTCAGATTCGGAGGTGGGTCTTATTCCATTTTGGGGATTTGTGAAAGGCCATAGCGCACTAAAGGGTTGATAAAAGGATCTAAAGATCTAAAGTGGTGTTCTTTAATTCCATCTCTTGCCTTTAACAGATGTGGTGCTTGAAGTAATCAAGGATATGCCTGCCTGGCCTGGCCGCCATTTACTCGAAGGTGGCGAGAACCGCCGCTACTTCGGGTTGAAAACTGTAATGCGCGGTGTTGTTGAATTTGAGTGCAGAAATCAGAGGGAATATGATGTTTGGACTCAAGGTGTCACAAGGCTTCTCTCTATTGCTGCAGAAAAGAACAGCAGAAACAGAATATGATCCTGCTTCAGTTATGACTTGATTGTGTGGGGTTATTAGTGTTAACGTTATAGTAGGATCTTTTGGTATACATGGTGGTGGGGTTTTGATCATTGTAAAAAGGGAGAAACTAAAGGCAAAGTAAAATGCTAGATGGGGTGACTTTAGTCTTTGGAAAAATATATTATACGTTATGGGGATTTGgatgttttttgggttttctgaATGAGGAAAGTGAAAGTTATTGGAACCTTGGTGAGTGATCACCATGTGAAGCCTGGTCTTTTTTGGTTTTTACACTGTTCTGGAAAGAAAAAATGAGTCTCTTGGACTGTGGGGGCAGTCAAAAAGGCAAGGATCACATTGGAGGAGAGAaggtttaatatatatattgaagACAAAGACACCTACCCCCTTAGGCCTTAAtccttattattttatcttaGGTGTTT
This window harbors:
- the LOC112776421 gene encoding VAN3-binding protein isoform X1, whose translation is MDNPQSQPWGPHQLHAAPIFRPPETPREPMEYLSRSWSVSAMEVSKALSKPPSAAAIDEDGAAESEESSASVSGKPFSFACSETSLMVMERIMSQSEVSPRTSGRLSHSSGPLNGTDSPPLSPSDLDDIKSLQYNRQTNNNTNNNAAFNTYFRTTAASGAGGGKTVGRWLKDRKEKRKEETRAHNAQLHAAVSVAGVAAAIAAIAAATAASSGSGKDEHMAKTDMAVASAATLVAAQCVEAAEAMGAEREHLAAVVSSAVNVRSAGDIMTLTAAAATALRGAATLKARTLKEVWNIAAVIPVEKNLGGSVNNSGSGSNGSSNSSFSGELAPEENFLGICSRELLARGSELLKRTRKGDLHWKVVSVYINSMNQVILKMKSRHVAGTITKKKKNVVLEVIKDMPAWPGRHLLEGGENRRYFGLKTVMRGVVEFECRNQREYDVWTQGVTRLLSIAAEKNSRNRI
- the LOC112776421 gene encoding VAN3-binding protein isoform X2 — encoded protein: MDNPQSQPWGPHQLHAAPIFRPPETPREPMEYLSRSWSVSAMEVSKALSKPPSAAAIDEDGAAESEESSASVSGKPFSFACSETSLMVMERIMSQSEVSPRTSGRLSHSSGPLNGTDSPPLSPSDLDDIKYNRQTNNNTNNNAAFNTYFRTTAASGAGGGKTVGRWLKDRKEKRKEETRAHNAQLHAAVSVAGVAAAIAAIAAATAASSGSGKDEHMAKTDMAVASAATLVAAQCVEAAEAMGAEREHLAAVVSSAVNVRSAGDIMTLTAAAATALRGAATLKARTLKEVWNIAAVIPVEKNLGGSVNNSGSGSNGSSNSSFSGELAPEENFLGICSRELLARGSELLKRTRKGDLHWKVVSVYINSMNQVILKMKSRHVAGTITKKKKNVVLEVIKDMPAWPGRHLLEGGENRRYFGLKTVMRGVVEFECRNQREYDVWTQGVTRLLSIAAEKNSRNRI